A genomic segment from Streptomyces antibioticus encodes:
- a CDS encoding helix-turn-helix domain-containing protein has translation MDAQGDEITVEQAAGDYAAEVARWREVRGMSKRALALAMGFDPSYVSHVESGRHKPSEEFSRLADEALNAGKAIWRRWCEYEQVRARTRRPAAAPSAQRRPEQPYATGSALVVEHDAARLQYDGSKYRLTMRRRLRNTGDEPVTRYLIRISVDRYPGDPERSNAHYRAHPLTWNELALAATCRGEAMSWQVKHDRDAFKEVWLVFDNEHGRFPLYPGESVWIEYAYTVGDDKWGNWFQRAVRLPTEQLEVRLVFPTALDPVAWGTETSMTAEASPLRTPPVLSDDGELRRFTWITTTPALHARYRLEWRFRARPERDMNQGEFR, from the coding sequence ATGGACGCGCAGGGCGACGAGATCACCGTCGAGCAGGCGGCCGGGGACTACGCGGCCGAAGTGGCACGGTGGCGGGAAGTACGCGGAATGTCCAAGCGGGCGCTGGCACTGGCCATGGGGTTCGACCCGTCCTACGTCAGCCATGTCGAGTCGGGCCGTCACAAGCCCAGCGAGGAGTTCTCACGCCTCGCCGACGAAGCTCTGAACGCCGGGAAGGCGATCTGGCGGCGCTGGTGCGAATACGAGCAGGTGCGGGCCCGGACCCGGCGTCCGGCAGCCGCTCCGTCCGCCCAGCGCAGGCCCGAGCAGCCGTACGCGACCGGATCGGCCCTCGTCGTCGAACACGACGCGGCACGGCTCCAGTACGACGGCAGCAAGTATCGGCTCACCATGCGCCGCCGACTGCGGAACACCGGCGATGAACCGGTGACCCGGTACCTGATCCGGATCTCCGTGGACCGCTACCCCGGCGACCCCGAACGCTCCAACGCGCACTACCGGGCCCACCCGCTGACCTGGAACGAACTCGCCCTCGCCGCGACCTGCCGGGGCGAGGCGATGAGCTGGCAGGTGAAACACGACCGCGACGCCTTCAAGGAAGTCTGGCTGGTGTTCGACAACGAGCACGGCCGCTTCCCGCTCTACCCGGGTGAGTCCGTGTGGATCGAGTACGCCTACACCGTCGGCGACGACAAGTGGGGCAACTGGTTTCAGCGAGCCGTTCGCCTGCCCACCGAACAGCTCGAAGTCCGACTCGTCTTCCCCACCGCGCTCGACCCGGTCGCGTGGGGCACCGAGACGTCCATGACCGCCGAAGCCTCTCCGCTGCGGACCCCGCCTGTGCTCAGCGACGACGGGGAGCTGAGGCGGTTCACGTGGATCACGACCACACCTGCCCTGCACGCTCGGTACCGTCTGGAGTGGCGTTTTCGGGCACGGCCCGAACGCGACATGAATCAAGGGGAGTTCAGGTGA
- a CDS encoding vegetative cell wall protein, with amino-acid sequence MRVLYLLNISNPDRLSADSGWIFADLLAPALADAGTEVTVAAPAAAGDARCGFHRTKAPGTKYRARFSADIDELVALIRGVRPDAVVANQIEEAPAIRTALLEAGSDALLAGYCHYLPFSFTSGGWLLLDPSLNDAALGQPVLLAFAAGLAACDRVMVHSSTAASWVSDAAARMTVDLGEKLRVVPAPRDERLVRAPVTGRPTSGAGAIGVYNHRLYAHYGTEQFVHLARDLAASGVIRLRVMDLFGRRRAERTGLDDSPENMRDRLAALPHVQIVSDRGDRVRYKNLLAGARFGIAPFRPGCPWSMSVIDCQGMGLPVISPRLGWLAQHIDAELCFTTRAEAVALAERLATDDEFHALHAKRAHASTADLAPALVAARYLEAIA; translated from the coding sequence ATGCGAGTGCTGTACCTGCTCAACATCTCCAACCCGGACCGGCTTTCGGCCGACTCGGGGTGGATCTTCGCGGATCTGCTCGCTCCGGCCCTGGCCGACGCCGGGACCGAGGTGACCGTCGCCGCACCGGCGGCGGCCGGGGATGCCCGCTGCGGCTTCCACCGGACGAAAGCACCGGGGACGAAGTACCGGGCCCGTTTCTCCGCGGACATCGATGAACTGGTGGCGCTGATCCGGGGCGTCAGGCCGGACGCGGTGGTGGCCAACCAGATCGAGGAGGCCCCGGCGATCCGCACTGCCCTCCTGGAGGCCGGATCAGACGCACTGCTGGCCGGGTACTGCCACTACCTGCCGTTCTCCTTCACCAGCGGAGGCTGGCTCCTGCTCGATCCGTCCTTGAACGACGCGGCGCTCGGACAGCCCGTCCTGCTAGCCTTCGCCGCCGGGCTGGCCGCCTGTGACCGGGTGATGGTCCACTCCTCCACGGCCGCCTCCTGGGTGTCGGACGCTGCCGCCCGGATGACCGTGGACCTCGGCGAGAAGCTGCGGGTGGTGCCCGCCCCGCGTGACGAGCGTCTTGTCCGTGCTCCCGTCACCGGCCGGCCCACGTCTGGCGCCGGGGCGATCGGTGTCTACAACCACCGGCTGTACGCGCACTACGGCACCGAGCAGTTCGTGCACCTGGCCCGCGACCTGGCCGCCTCCGGCGTCATCCGGCTGCGGGTGATGGACCTGTTCGGCCGACGCCGCGCCGAGCGCACGGGCCTGGACGACAGCCCCGAGAACATGCGCGACCGGCTCGCCGCCCTGCCCCACGTCCAGATCGTCTCCGACCGGGGTGACCGGGTCCGCTACAAGAACCTACTGGCGGGCGCCCGCTTCGGCATCGCTCCCTTCCGTCCCGGCTGCCCCTGGTCCATGAGCGTGATCGACTGCCAGGGCATGGGGCTGCCGGTCATCTCACCGCGCCTCGGCTGGCTCGCCCAGCACATCGATGCCGAGCTGTGCTTCACCACCCGGGCCGAGGCCGTCGCCCTGGCCGAACGCCTCGCCACCGACGACGAGTTCCACGCCCTGCACGCCAAGCGCGCCCACGCCTCCACCGCCGACCTCGCCCCGGCCCTGGTCGCCGCCCGCTACCTGGAGGCGATCGCGTGA
- a CDS encoding glycosyltransferase family 2 protein, with translation MLITPPPLVSVIGPVEVPLLAAWVCHYRLLGIERFLIAFHFPEHVPEERRHELLAASRELGIIPTAVGSGPWHEHTNGTLRDALRQQAGPGWHLLADADEFQQYPVPLDEMIARAEHAGHRVVGGLMLDRVTADGSLTGWDPQTGLDTAYPLGAFLTHRLLRGDPRKIVLAHSGVAVASGNHRAEGHRPANRPPVAVHHFKWRDGVRQDIERRAAHSADGTWKTGSPARLAEARRLLQHLRRHDGRIAVDSPHLGFRPVSLRTVPAWWAAQATGLVTTWRPPTARENQNQSGPMISSPSPSGGSNRA, from the coding sequence ATGCTGATCACACCTCCGCCGCTGGTCTCCGTCATCGGCCCCGTCGAAGTCCCGCTGCTGGCCGCCTGGGTCTGCCATTACCGGCTCCTGGGCATCGAGCGGTTCCTCATCGCCTTCCACTTTCCCGAACACGTCCCCGAGGAGCGGCGGCACGAACTCCTGGCCGCCAGCCGCGAGCTGGGCATCATCCCCACCGCCGTCGGCAGCGGCCCGTGGCACGAGCACACCAACGGCACACTCAGGGACGCCCTGCGGCAGCAGGCAGGGCCCGGCTGGCACCTGCTCGCCGACGCCGACGAGTTCCAGCAGTACCCCGTTCCGCTGGACGAGATGATCGCCCGGGCCGAGCACGCCGGGCACCGCGTGGTGGGCGGGCTGATGCTCGACCGTGTCACCGCTGACGGCTCCCTTACCGGCTGGGACCCGCAGACGGGCCTGGACACGGCGTATCCGCTCGGCGCCTTCCTCACTCACCGGCTCCTGCGCGGTGACCCCCGCAAGATCGTGCTCGCGCACTCCGGCGTCGCCGTGGCCTCCGGAAACCACCGCGCCGAGGGTCACCGTCCGGCCAACCGGCCACCGGTCGCCGTTCACCACTTCAAGTGGCGCGACGGAGTACGGCAGGACATCGAACGGCGGGCTGCGCACTCGGCGGACGGAACCTGGAAGACCGGCTCCCCGGCCCGGCTCGCCGAGGCCCGCCGACTGCTCCAGCACCTTCGCCGGCACGACGGCCGAATCGCGGTCGACTCCCCGCACCTGGGCTTCCGGCCCGTCTCACTCCGGACCGTCCCCGCATGGTGGGCCGCACAGGCGACCGGGCTGGTGACCACCTGGCGGCCGCCGACCGCAAGGGAGAATCAGAACCAGTCGGGCCCGATGATCTCCTCGCCCTCACCCTCGGGCGGTTCGAACCGGGCGTAG
- a CDS encoding ATP-binding protein — MKAVEPSRAADHGREAGPVVYLLVGLTGSGKTMYAQRRLEPAGVVRLSVDELVHARHGRYGVDYPERDYFALEAPVVAEVRERLAKLVAAGRDVVLDHGLWLRSARLEWKKLVEEAGGRPRLLYFPVERAELLRRLGERNLREDANALTVTESALDDFYARFEPPEGEGEEIIGPDWF, encoded by the coding sequence GTGAAGGCGGTGGAGCCCAGCCGGGCTGCCGACCACGGTCGGGAGGCCGGGCCGGTGGTGTATCTGCTGGTCGGGCTGACCGGGTCGGGCAAGACCATGTATGCCCAGCGGCGGCTGGAGCCGGCCGGAGTGGTGCGGCTGTCGGTGGATGAGCTGGTTCACGCCCGGCACGGCCGCTACGGCGTGGACTATCCGGAGCGGGACTACTTCGCCCTGGAGGCTCCAGTGGTCGCCGAGGTGCGTGAGCGCCTGGCGAAGCTGGTTGCAGCAGGCCGGGACGTCGTATTGGATCACGGGCTGTGGCTGCGCTCGGCCCGCCTCGAGTGGAAGAAGCTGGTCGAAGAGGCCGGCGGTCGGCCGCGTCTGTTGTACTTCCCTGTCGAGCGGGCCGAGTTGCTGCGGCGCCTCGGGGAGCGCAACCTGCGAGAGGACGCCAACGCGCTGACCGTCACGGAGTCGGCGCTTGACGACTTCTACGCCCGGTTCGAACCGCCCGAGGGTGAGGGCGAGGAGATCATCGGGCCCGACTGGTTCTGA
- a CDS encoding VOC family protein, translated as MNTIPAHLDHIVLATPDLAATVAEFARRTGVVPAPGGVHIGFGTRNCLVGLGGGAYLEILGPDPEQSAPAGPRPFGVDGLDSARTITWAISPSDIDATVATVRVHGYDPGDVREMSRRRPDGTLLEWRLTDGGTPHPSGLVPFLIDWADAVHPSASDLPLTPLLELTATAPDPEEVRPVLSALGTDLVIGEGPAGFSFTLDTPNGPVTFT; from the coding sequence ATGAACACCATTCCGGCACACCTCGACCACATCGTCCTCGCGACTCCCGACCTGGCGGCGACCGTGGCCGAGTTCGCTCGGCGTACCGGGGTGGTGCCGGCGCCGGGTGGGGTGCATATCGGGTTCGGGACTCGTAATTGCCTGGTCGGGCTGGGCGGTGGGGCCTACTTGGAGATCCTCGGGCCGGACCCGGAGCAGTCCGCGCCGGCCGGGCCTCGCCCCTTCGGTGTGGACGGGCTCGACTCGGCGCGCACGATCACCTGGGCGATCAGTCCGTCCGACATCGACGCCACGGTCGCCACTGTCCGCGTCCACGGCTATGACCCGGGTGACGTGAGAGAGATGAGCCGGCGGCGGCCGGACGGCACCCTGCTCGAGTGGCGGTTGACCGACGGCGGCACCCCGCATCCCTCCGGTCTGGTGCCGTTTCTGATCGACTGGGCCGACGCGGTCCATCCGTCCGCGTCGGATCTGCCGCTGACCCCGCTGCTGGAACTGACCGCCACCGCACCCGACCCCGAGGAGGTCCGCCCCGTGCTCAGCGCCCTCGGGACGGATCTGGTGATCGGCGAGGGGCCCGCGGGGTTCTCCTTCACCCTCGACACCCCGAACGGGCCGGTCACCTTCACCTGA
- a CDS encoding NUDIX domain-containing protein, with translation MAQPQSDAQPEVLPPAVESMTVLVAAVIVHDRDTNRIVLLQRGRNAKFAQGKWDLPVGKSEPGEPITETAVRELHEETGLTVKPEALEVAHIVHGAWGVEAPNGFLTVVFAAHEWIGEPENREPHKHAQVRWIHADAFPENLVATTARALRHYLEGGSGVSLHGWSSS, from the coding sequence GTGGCTCAGCCGCAGTCCGACGCCCAGCCCGAAGTCCTGCCGCCCGCCGTCGAGTCCATGACCGTGCTGGTCGCCGCCGTCATCGTCCACGACCGGGACACCAACCGGATCGTCCTCCTCCAGCGCGGCCGGAACGCCAAGTTCGCCCAGGGCAAGTGGGACCTGCCGGTCGGCAAGAGCGAGCCCGGCGAGCCCATCACCGAGACCGCGGTCCGGGAGCTGCACGAGGAGACCGGCCTGACCGTGAAGCCGGAGGCCCTGGAGGTCGCCCACATCGTCCACGGCGCCTGGGGAGTCGAAGCCCCGAACGGATTCCTCACGGTCGTCTTCGCCGCCCACGAATGGATCGGTGAACCCGAGAACCGCGAACCCCACAAGCACGCCCAGGTCCGCTGGATCCACGCCGACGCCTTTCCCGAGAACTTGGTGGCCACCACCGCAAGGGCCCTCCGCCACTATCTGGAGGGAGGCTCAGGGGTATCCCTGCACGGCTGGAGTTCATCCTGA
- a CDS encoding isocitrate lyase/PEP mutase family protein, which produces MTYGSRLRERIADPGTTPLIGVYDMYSASIAAQHYDGMFVSGFGFAASYYGLPDIGFIAWPDMMAFVQRLRGAFPAHHLLVDIDDGYVDPEVACHVVEGLERIGASGVVLEDQQRPRRCGHADGKQVLPLHEYLAKLELVLATRRDLVVVARTDATDEDDILHRAETLAATDADVVLVDGVRSVEWIRRIRKVVGDKPLLFNQIAGGKSPRLSLTELAELGVDVAIYSTPCLFAAHQAVHSALTELRRTDGRLPASDATDAVGVRTATQLLERNIARRRPVVREAGV; this is translated from the coding sequence TTGACGTACGGGAGCAGGCTGCGGGAGCGGATCGCGGACCCGGGCACGACCCCGCTGATCGGCGTGTACGACATGTACTCGGCGTCGATCGCGGCGCAGCACTACGACGGCATGTTCGTCTCCGGCTTCGGCTTCGCGGCCTCGTACTACGGGCTGCCGGACATCGGATTCATCGCCTGGCCGGACATGATGGCGTTCGTGCAGCGCTTGCGGGGCGCGTTCCCGGCCCACCATCTGCTGGTCGACATCGACGACGGCTACGTCGATCCCGAGGTCGCCTGCCATGTGGTGGAGGGCCTGGAGCGGATCGGCGCGTCCGGTGTCGTCCTGGAGGACCAGCAGCGGCCCCGTCGCTGCGGGCATGCCGACGGCAAGCAGGTGCTGCCGCTGCACGAGTACCTCGCCAAGCTGGAGTTGGTGCTCGCGACCCGCCGGGACCTGGTCGTCGTGGCCCGCACCGACGCCACCGACGAGGACGACATCCTGCACCGCGCCGAGACCCTCGCCGCCACCGACGCGGACGTGGTCCTGGTCGACGGCGTCCGCAGCGTGGAGTGGATCCGGCGGATCCGGAAGGTCGTCGGCGACAAGCCGTTGCTCTTCAACCAGATCGCGGGCGGCAAGTCCCCGCGCCTCTCCCTGACCGAACTCGCCGAACTCGGCGTGGACGTGGCGATCTACAGCACCCCGTGCCTGTTCGCCGCCCACCAGGCCGTGCACTCCGCGCTCACCGAACTCCGGCGCACCGACGGCCGGTTGCCGGCGTCGGACGCCACGGACGCGGTCGGCGTGCGCACCGCCACCCAACTGCTGGAACGCAACATCGCGCGCCGTCGGCCGGTGGTGCGGGAGGCCGGCGTCTGA
- a CDS encoding LacI family DNA-binding transcriptional regulator — protein sequence MTTGPTLAVVAREAGVSVPTASKVVNGREDVAPETRRRVTEALNRLGYARRPRFDQTKPPRLVDLVVPFDESTAHRRTRELLDLPDPPTAVFVCSDRMALGVYRAVLERGLRIPYDISVVGFDDLPESRWAAPALTTVRQPLAEMAATALRLLVRMMDGECPEGTRTELSTRLVERASTAPPPARAR from the coding sequence ATGACGACCGGACCGACCCTGGCCGTGGTGGCGCGCGAGGCGGGGGTGTCCGTGCCGACCGCGTCCAAGGTGGTCAACGGACGCGAGGACGTGGCCCCCGAGACCCGACGCCGGGTCACGGAGGCGCTGAACCGGCTCGGCTATGCCCGCAGGCCGCGCTTCGACCAGACGAAACCGCCCCGCCTGGTCGACCTGGTGGTGCCCTTCGACGAGTCGACCGCCCACCGCCGGACGCGGGAACTCCTCGACCTGCCGGACCCGCCGACGGCCGTCTTCGTCTGCTCCGACCGCATGGCCCTCGGCGTGTACCGGGCAGTGCTGGAACGGGGGTTGAGGATTCCCTACGACATCAGCGTGGTCGGCTTCGACGATCTGCCGGAGTCTCGCTGGGCCGCTCCCGCCCTGACCACCGTCCGGCAGCCGCTGGCGGAGATGGCGGCCACGGCCCTGCGGCTGCTGGTGCGGATGATGGACGGGGAGTGCCCGGAGGGGACCAGGACCGAACTGTCGACCCGGCTCGTGGAACGGGCGAGCACGGCACCGCCGCCTGCCCGCGCACGCTGA
- a CDS encoding hydroxyacid dehydrogenase produces MPDAPPPPRAVFAMDPVHLPLLFPPPLMARLRRAADIDPTLVVRDFTGTTARPALSDAEILITGWGCPRLDADALAVAPRLRTVLHAAGSVRSLVGEALWDRGVSVSSAVTANAVPVAEYTLAMILLAGKDALGHRDRYRRTHTPPTPDRTAATGNHGRRVGVVGASRIGRRLLRLLRPHDLEVLLHDPYLDPGEAADLGARLLPLEDLLRLSDIVTLHAPDIPETRHLLNRARLGLIRDGGVLINTSRGALVDHSALVDELVSGRLHAILDVTEPEPLPADSPLYRLPNVFLTPHIAGSLGNELQRMGGIVADELDRVTAGLPLAHRVRRADLTRVA; encoded by the coding sequence ATGCCCGACGCCCCGCCGCCACCCAGGGCCGTGTTCGCCATGGATCCGGTGCATCTGCCGCTGCTGTTCCCGCCACCCCTGATGGCCCGGTTGCGGCGCGCGGCGGACATCGACCCCACGCTCGTCGTCCGCGACTTCACGGGCACGACCGCGCGCCCGGCCCTATCCGACGCCGAGATCCTGATCACCGGCTGGGGCTGCCCCCGCCTGGACGCGGACGCCCTGGCCGTCGCGCCCCGGCTGCGCACGGTCCTGCACGCGGCGGGCTCCGTCCGCTCACTCGTCGGCGAGGCCCTCTGGGATCGCGGGGTGAGCGTCTCCAGCGCGGTCACCGCCAACGCCGTCCCGGTCGCCGAGTACACCCTGGCCATGATCCTTCTCGCCGGCAAGGACGCGCTCGGCCATCGCGACCGCTACCGCCGCACCCACACGCCGCCCACGCCCGACCGGACCGCCGCCACCGGCAACCACGGCCGCCGCGTCGGGGTCGTCGGCGCCTCGCGCATCGGGCGTCGGCTCCTGCGCCTTCTGCGCCCGCACGACCTGGAGGTCCTCCTCCACGACCCCTACCTGGACCCCGGGGAGGCGGCCGACCTCGGGGCCCGGCTCCTGCCGCTGGAGGATCTGCTGCGGCTCAGCGACATCGTCACGCTGCACGCGCCGGACATCCCCGAGACCCGGCATCTGCTGAACCGGGCCCGGCTCGGGCTCATCCGCGACGGCGGCGTCCTGATCAACACCTCGCGCGGCGCCCTCGTCGACCACAGCGCGCTCGTCGACGAACTCGTCTCCGGCCGCCTGCACGCCATCCTGGACGTCACCGAACCCGAGCCCCTGCCCGCCGATTCCCCGCTCTACCGCCTGCCCAACGTCTTCCTCACCCCGCACATCGCGGGCTCCCTCGGCAACGAACTCCAGCGCATGGGCGGGATCGTCGCCGACGAACTCGACCGCGTCACGGCGGGGCTGCCGCTCGCGCACCGGGTACGGCGTGCGGATCTCACCCGGGTCGCCTGA
- a CDS encoding carboxylesterase/lipase family protein, producing the protein MVGTPYGAVRGRYERGVAVFRGIPYAAPPFGPRRFRPPEPPEPWDGVRDAGAFGPTAPKPPYSEAFAQYLSDPVVPGDDCLNLNVWTPSPGPGAGLPVIVWLHGGALTRGSSGVPVYDGQHFARDGVVFVSINHRLGVEGYGLFPDAPANPGLRDQLAALEWVHRSVRAFGGDPDRVTLAGQSAGAIGVGALIASPQAQGLFRRAVLQSGPPEAFERDKVRRMVRRMATRLKIPATAEAFAAVDRDLLLRTQADVGRLSSPVLGGPAFGIVVDGDVVPRDPLEALIEGGAADGADLLLGWTRDEYRLWLVPGGLLERVDRLGPVALAGAMARCHCGHEVPRGYRVLHPESGTADIVGQMVTDHLLRLPLHRLADARPGRAYVYEFAWPSLRPGLGACHALELGFVFGTGDTPVSAKLAGEGAPHGLAAAMHGAWVRFARMGDPGWQPWDATHPVRIFGDVDVPGEGGESGVIDAPGEGGETGATDAPGEGGETGATDAPGRSGKTSGLDAPGRSGRTGDTDSGRAVREPYTAYGPRDAEMALWATAAAAERPARAVVLRSEPVPGGRATRGTELRSAVRRLRRARGAEGAEGTEEAGGGAGRTGRR; encoded by the coding sequence GTGGTCGGTACCCCCTACGGGGCCGTACGGGGTAGGTACGAGCGAGGTGTCGCCGTGTTCAGGGGCATCCCCTACGCGGCACCCCCCTTCGGACCCCGACGGTTCCGGCCACCCGAGCCGCCCGAACCCTGGGACGGGGTCAGGGACGCGGGCGCGTTCGGCCCGACGGCGCCGAAACCGCCGTACTCCGAAGCCTTCGCCCAGTACCTGTCCGACCCGGTCGTGCCGGGGGACGACTGTCTCAACCTCAACGTCTGGACGCCCTCGCCCGGCCCCGGCGCCGGCCTGCCCGTCATCGTGTGGCTGCACGGCGGCGCCCTGACCAGGGGTTCCTCGGGTGTTCCGGTGTACGACGGGCAGCACTTCGCCCGCGACGGCGTCGTCTTCGTGTCGATCAACCACCGCCTGGGCGTCGAGGGGTACGGCCTGTTCCCGGACGCCCCCGCCAACCCCGGGCTGCGCGACCAGCTCGCCGCGCTGGAGTGGGTCCACCGGTCCGTCAGGGCCTTCGGCGGCGACCCCGACAGGGTCACCCTTGCGGGGCAGTCCGCGGGGGCGATCGGTGTCGGCGCGCTCATCGCCTCCCCGCAGGCCCAGGGCCTGTTCCGGCGGGCCGTCCTCCAGAGCGGGCCGCCGGAGGCGTTCGAACGGGACAAGGTCCGGCGCATGGTGCGCCGTATGGCGACGCGGCTCAAGATCCCCGCCACCGCCGAGGCGTTCGCCGCCGTCGACCGCGATCTGCTGCTGCGGACGCAGGCCGACGTCGGCAGGCTCAGCAGCCCGGTGCTGGGCGGCCCGGCCTTCGGCATCGTCGTGGACGGCGATGTCGTCCCGCGCGATCCGCTCGAAGCGCTGATCGAGGGCGGCGCGGCCGACGGCGCCGACCTCCTGCTCGGCTGGACCCGGGACGAGTACCGGCTCTGGCTCGTCCCCGGCGGCCTCCTGGAACGCGTCGACCGGCTCGGTCCCGTCGCCCTCGCCGGTGCCATGGCCCGCTGCCACTGCGGCCACGAGGTGCCGCGCGGCTACCGCGTCCTGCATCCGGAGTCCGGTACCGCCGACATCGTGGGCCAGATGGTCACCGACCATCTGCTGCGCCTGCCGCTGCACCGGCTGGCGGACGCCCGGCCGGGGAGGGCGTACGTCTACGAGTTCGCCTGGCCGTCGCTCCGCCCCGGCCTCGGCGCCTGCCACGCCCTGGAACTCGGCTTCGTCTTCGGCACCGGCGACACACCCGTGTCCGCGAAGCTCGCCGGCGAGGGCGCCCCGCACGGCCTGGCCGCCGCGATGCACGGCGCGTGGGTGCGGTTCGCGCGGATGGGCGACCCGGGTTGGCAGCCCTGGGACGCGACGCACCCGGTGCGGATCTTCGGCGACGTCGACGTCCCCGGTGAGGGTGGCGAGTCGGGTGTCATCGACGCCCCTGGTGAGGGTGGCGAGACGGGTGCCACCGACGCCCCTGGTGAGGGTGGCGAGACGGGTGCCACCGACGCCCCCGGACGGAGTGGCAAGACGAGTGGCCTGGATGCCCCCGGTCGGAGTGGCAGGACGGGTGACACCGACAGCGGGCGTGCCGTGCGGGAGCCGTACACCGCGTACGGCCCGCGCGATGCGGAGATGGCCCTGTGGGCGACGGCCGCGGCCGCCGAGCGGCCCGCGCGTGCCGTCGTCCTGCGCTCGGAGCCGGTCCCCGGCGGCCGGGCGACGCGCGGCACGGAACTCAGATCGGCGGTACGACGGCTGCGGCGGGCGAGGGGAGCGGAAGGGGCGGAAGGGACGGAGGAAGCCGGGGGAGGAGCCGGCCGAACAGGTCGGCGGTGA
- the mmuM gene encoding homocysteine S-methyltransferase, whose amino-acid sequence MTSDTPPPTPAPAPAPTPTPVSPPSADASLAAALAAGTVVLDGGMSNQLEAAGHDLSDELWSARLLAERPEAITEAHLAYFEAGADVAITSSYQATFEGFAHRGIGREEAARLLALSVELARDAARQAQDKQARDKGVTRPLWVAASVGPYGAMLADGSEYRGRYGLSVDELERFHRPRLEALAAAAPDVLALETVPDADEAEALLRAVRGLGVPVWLSYSVTGDRTRAGQPLEEAFALAAGRDEVIAVGVNCCVPEDVDAAVATAARVTGRPVVVYPNSGEVWDADARAWRGRSTFAAEEVLRWRESGARLIGGCCRVGPEAVASIARTLGAA is encoded by the coding sequence ATGACCAGCGACACCCCGCCGCCCACTCCCGCTCCGGCTCCCGCTCCGACTCCGACTCCCGTGTCCCCTCCCTCTGCGGACGCCTCCCTCGCCGCGGCCCTCGCCGCCGGGACCGTCGTCCTCGACGGCGGCATGTCGAACCAGTTGGAGGCCGCCGGGCACGATCTGAGCGACGAGCTGTGGTCGGCACGGCTGCTCGCCGAGCGGCCCGAGGCGATCACCGAGGCGCATCTCGCGTACTTCGAGGCGGGCGCCGACGTGGCCATCACCTCCAGCTACCAGGCCACCTTCGAGGGCTTCGCGCACCGGGGCATCGGGCGCGAGGAGGCCGCCCGGCTGCTCGCCCTGAGCGTCGAACTGGCCCGGGACGCGGCCCGGCAGGCCCAGGACAAGCAGGCCCGGGACAAGGGGGTCACGCGCCCGCTGTGGGTCGCGGCGTCGGTGGGCCCCTACGGGGCGATGCTGGCGGACGGCTCGGAGTACCGGGGGCGGTACGGGCTGAGCGTCGACGAGCTGGAACGCTTCCACCGCCCCCGCCTGGAGGCGCTGGCCGCCGCCGCACCCGATGTCCTGGCCTTGGAGACGGTGCCCGACGCCGACGAGGCCGAGGCGCTGCTGCGGGCGGTGCGCGGACTCGGGGTGCCGGTCTGGCTGTCGTACTCGGTCACCGGTGACCGTACGCGGGCCGGTCAGCCGCTGGAGGAGGCGTTCGCCCTCGCCGCCGGCCGGGACGAGGTGATCGCGGTCGGCGTGAACTGCTGTGTGCCCGAGGACGTGGACGCCGCCGTCGCGACCGCGGCACGGGTCACGGGCAGACCGGTCGTCGTCTACCCCAACAGCGGCGAGGTCTGGGACGCGGACGCCCGCGCGTGGCGGGGCCGTTCCACGTTCGCCGCCGAAGAGGTGCTGCGCTGGCGGGAGTCGGGCGCCCGGCTGATCGGCGGCTGCTGCCGGGTGGGGCCGGAGGCGGTCGCCTCGATCGCGCGCACGCTCGGGGCGGCGTGA